The following are from one region of the Actinoplanes sp. L3-i22 genome:
- a CDS encoding adenylate/guanylate cyclase domain-containing protein — translation MTTITIDTIQERRQTVTVLFVDIVGFTALVDRLDCAEVRALQRDYFSAVAGVVRECGGIVEKYVGDAVMAVFGAGEDGFEPEAAASAVRAGLSVQGALRGRLLAGRHRVRTRVGLATGEVIVDPLMTFDGGYGMISGSVVATAARLQAYAPHDTVVVCSATREVTDELIAYQEMPPVSVPGKSYPLDLWRALHPQSSRLVGVR, via the coding sequence ATGACCACCATCACCATCGACACCATTCAGGAGCGGCGGCAAACCGTGACCGTGCTGTTCGTCGACATCGTCGGCTTCACCGCCCTGGTGGACCGGCTGGACTGCGCGGAGGTCCGGGCCCTGCAGCGGGACTACTTCTCGGCGGTGGCCGGAGTGGTCCGGGAGTGTGGCGGCATCGTCGAGAAGTACGTCGGCGACGCGGTGATGGCGGTTTTCGGCGCCGGCGAGGACGGCTTCGAGCCGGAGGCGGCCGCCTCGGCCGTGCGCGCGGGCCTGTCGGTCCAGGGGGCGTTGAGGGGGCGTCTCCTGGCCGGCAGGCACCGTGTGCGGACCCGGGTCGGGCTGGCCACCGGTGAGGTGATCGTGGATCCGCTGATGACCTTCGACGGCGGTTACGGGATGATCAGCGGCAGCGTGGTGGCCACCGCGGCGCGGCTGCAGGCCTACGCCCCGCACGACACGGTGGTGGTCTGCTCGGCGACCCGGGAGGTCACCGACGAGCTCATCGCCTATCAGGAGATGCCTCCGGTCTCGGTGCCGGGCAAGTCGTACCCGTTGGATCTGTGGCGTGCGCTACACCCCCAGTCTTCCCGCCTCGTTGGGGTTCGCTAG
- a CDS encoding type IIA DNA topoisomerase subunit B yields MGDRESQPVTAQPETLYGADDLTHLEGLDAVRKRPGMYIGSTDSRGINHLANEIIDNCTDEGVGGHATRIAVTLHSDGSVQVDDDGRGIPTDVHAKSGLSGVELVLTRLHAGGKFGGSGYKASGGLHGVGASAVNALSLRYDVTVKRDGKVHEISFQRGVPGVFDGPGPTAPFTPQAGLRIARRMKRGEPSGTSTRYWYDARYFETGARLDVDAVRTKLRNTGFLVAGVQFTLFDATAEEPATETFHFPNGLTDMVEFLTPAAEKPVSGILLINGEGTYKENAADANGVMQSNVVREAQVEIAFRWGTGYERTVECFTNTIRNVHGGTHRKGFERALVRSLTEAIRNARGLLKPKEEPPVLDDLLEGMTAVIHVRVPEPQFTSQTKDELSTAGVTRVMQALVEAYVKGWIDDRRTKTEARTVLQKVVDAARVRLTQKQQKDAARRKTALEGASMPPKLVDCRTTGIARSEIYIVEGDSALGTARMARSSEYQALLPIRGKILNVQKASMQQVLDNAECSAIVQVLGAGSGRTFDIGSMRYGRVMLMADADVDGSHIRTLLITLFAKYMRPVIEDGRLFAAMPPLHKMTTKGRNPETFFTYTQQEMEATLGKLQRAGKSLAPVSRFKGLGEMDADELWDTTMNPATRTVRRITLDDAERAEATLELLMGERVEPRKNWLIEAAGRIDQETIDA; encoded by the coding sequence ATGGGCGACCGGGAGAGCCAGCCTGTGACCGCACAGCCAGAGACCTTGTACGGGGCTGACGACCTCACGCACCTGGAAGGGCTGGACGCTGTCCGGAAACGCCCAGGCATGTACATCGGGTCGACCGACAGCCGGGGCATCAACCACCTCGCCAACGAGATCATCGACAACTGCACCGACGAGGGGGTCGGCGGCCACGCCACCCGCATCGCGGTGACCCTGCACAGCGACGGCTCGGTGCAGGTCGACGACGACGGCCGGGGCATCCCGACCGACGTGCACGCCAAGTCCGGCCTCAGCGGCGTCGAGCTGGTGCTCACCCGGCTGCACGCCGGCGGCAAGTTCGGCGGCTCGGGCTACAAGGCCTCCGGCGGTCTGCACGGCGTCGGCGCCTCCGCGGTGAACGCGCTCTCGCTGCGCTACGACGTCACCGTCAAGCGCGACGGCAAGGTGCACGAGATCTCCTTCCAGCGCGGCGTGCCCGGCGTGTTCGACGGCCCCGGGCCGACCGCGCCGTTCACCCCGCAGGCCGGCCTGCGCATCGCCCGCCGGATGAAGCGCGGCGAGCCCAGCGGCACCTCCACGCGGTACTGGTACGACGCCCGCTACTTCGAGACCGGCGCCCGGCTGGACGTCGACGCGGTCCGGACCAAGCTGCGCAACACCGGGTTCCTCGTCGCCGGCGTGCAGTTCACGCTCTTCGACGCGACCGCGGAGGAGCCGGCCACCGAGACGTTCCACTTCCCGAACGGGCTCACCGACATGGTGGAGTTCCTGACCCCGGCCGCGGAGAAGCCGGTCTCCGGGATCCTGCTGATCAACGGCGAGGGGACGTACAAGGAGAACGCCGCCGACGCGAACGGCGTGATGCAGTCCAACGTGGTCCGCGAGGCCCAGGTGGAGATCGCCTTCCGCTGGGGCACCGGCTACGAGCGCACCGTGGAGTGCTTCACCAACACCATTCGCAACGTGCACGGCGGCACCCACCGCAAGGGCTTCGAGCGGGCCCTGGTGCGGTCCCTCACCGAGGCCATCCGCAACGCCCGTGGCCTGCTCAAGCCGAAGGAGGAGCCGCCCGTCCTGGACGACCTCCTGGAGGGCATGACCGCGGTCATCCACGTGCGGGTGCCGGAGCCGCAGTTCACCTCGCAGACCAAGGACGAGCTCTCCACGGCCGGCGTCACCCGGGTCATGCAGGCCCTGGTCGAGGCGTACGTGAAGGGCTGGATCGACGATCGGCGGACCAAGACCGAGGCCCGCACCGTCCTGCAGAAGGTGGTGGACGCGGCCCGCGTCCGGCTGACCCAGAAGCAGCAGAAGGACGCGGCCCGCCGCAAGACCGCCCTCGAGGGCGCCTCGATGCCGCCCAAGCTGGTCGACTGCCGCACCACCGGCATCGCCCGCAGCGAGATCTACATCGTCGAGGGGGACAGCGCGCTCGGCACCGCCCGGATGGCCCGCTCCTCGGAATACCAGGCGCTGCTGCCGATCCGCGGCAAGATCCTGAACGTGCAGAAGGCCAGCATGCAGCAGGTCCTGGACAACGCCGAGTGCTCGGCGATCGTCCAGGTGCTCGGGGCCGGCTCCGGCCGCACCTTCGACATCGGCTCGATGCGGTACGGCCGGGTCATGCTGATGGCCGACGCGGACGTCGACGGCTCGCACATCCGGACCCTGCTGATCACCCTGTTCGCCAAGTACATGCGCCCGGTGATCGAGGACGGCCGGCTGTTCGCCGCGATGCCGCCGCTGCACAAGATGACCACCAAGGGCCGCAACCCGGAGACCTTCTTCACCTACACCCAGCAGGAGATGGAGGCGACCCTCGGCAAGCTGCAGCGGGCCGGCAAGTCGCTGGCCCCGGTGAGCCGGTTCAAGGGTCTCGGCGAGATGGACGCCGACGAGCTGTGGGACACCACGATGAACCCCGCCACCCGGACCGTCCGGCGGATCACACTGGACGACGCCGAGCGCGCCGAGGCGACGCTCGAGCTGCTGATGGGCGAGCGGGTCGAACCCCGGAAGAACTGGTTGATCGAGGCCGCCGGCCGGATCGACCAAGAGACGATCGACGCCTGA
- a CDS encoding DNA topoisomerase (ATP-hydrolyzing) subunit A has product MARRKTENRVDLSAFDQAGARVIDNPLTTEVEDSYLEYAYSVIHSRALPDARDGLKPVHRRILWSMSEQGHRPDRAYVKSARVVGDVMGKYHPHGDVAIYDALVRLAQDFSLNTPLIDGHGNFGSPDDGPAASRYTEARMSREAMLLVGELGEGTVDFKPTYDGSDLEPKVLPAAFPNLLVNGTSGIAVGMATNMIPHNLGEVVAAAQHLITHPEADLDELMRFVPGPDLPTGGQLLGLDEVRRAYETGRGVVRIRARAQTGLLEGGRGRQAITVTELPYGIGTEKIIEAITDEVKGKLLTSGPRRGQRQAPRLQGIADVKDLTDREHGTRLVIECKVGVNPQALLADLYRLTPLESSFGINNLVLVEGQPQTLGLKALLEVFVQHRYEVVTRRTEFRRTKRQDRLHLVDGLLIALIDIDRVVAIIRASDDAAAAKASLMSEFGLSDIQATYILDTPLRRLTRFDRIELETEQEKLRGEIAELSRILDNEDVLKQVVSDELAEVTSEFARPRQTTLIDGDLKEVLAASAPAGPLEVADDPCQVILSATGLIARTAAESEESAEGGRKRSGRVKHDAVRAIIHSTARGRILLVTNRGRAFKTDVLPLPVLPEQSGTVSLRGGMSASELVPLEKGEKVVGLAPLTGGDSPGLALGTKYGVVKVCAPEWPVRSDEFEVITLKEGDEVLQATWLRDGAESLVFVTSDASLLRFPAKLVRPQGLKGGGMAGINLTVDSSVISFNVVDTADASHGEPMVVTSTGTQVKVSPFASYPAKGRATGGVRVQRFLKGETELVVAWVGPRPAGATSTGDPVELPELDARRDGSGAAVIMGPQLIGHHIERD; this is encoded by the coding sequence GTGGCACGCCGCAAGACCGAGAACCGCGTCGACCTGTCCGCATTCGACCAGGCCGGCGCCCGGGTCATCGACAATCCGCTCACCACCGAGGTGGAGGACTCCTACCTGGAGTACGCCTACTCGGTCATCCACTCCCGGGCGCTGCCGGACGCGCGTGACGGGCTCAAGCCCGTCCACCGGCGCATCCTCTGGTCGATGTCCGAGCAGGGCCACCGCCCGGACCGGGCCTACGTGAAGTCGGCCCGCGTGGTCGGCGACGTGATGGGTAAATATCACCCGCACGGCGACGTGGCGATCTACGACGCCCTGGTCCGGCTCGCCCAGGACTTCTCGCTGAACACGCCGCTGATCGACGGGCACGGCAACTTCGGCTCGCCGGACGACGGCCCGGCCGCCTCGCGGTACACCGAGGCCCGGATGTCGCGCGAGGCGATGCTGCTGGTCGGCGAGCTCGGCGAGGGCACGGTCGACTTCAAGCCCACCTACGACGGCTCCGACCTCGAGCCCAAGGTGCTGCCCGCCGCGTTCCCGAACCTGCTGGTCAACGGCACGTCCGGGATCGCGGTCGGGATGGCCACCAACATGATCCCGCACAACCTGGGCGAGGTGGTCGCGGCCGCCCAGCACCTGATCACCCACCCGGAGGCCGACCTCGACGAGCTGATGCGCTTCGTGCCCGGGCCCGACCTGCCCACCGGCGGTCAGCTGCTCGGCCTCGACGAGGTGCGCCGGGCGTACGAGACCGGTCGTGGCGTCGTCCGCATCCGGGCCCGCGCGCAGACCGGCCTGCTCGAGGGTGGCCGCGGGCGGCAGGCGATCACGGTGACCGAACTGCCGTACGGAATCGGCACCGAGAAGATCATCGAGGCGATCACCGACGAGGTGAAGGGCAAGCTGCTCACCTCCGGCCCGCGCCGGGGGCAGCGGCAGGCCCCCCGGCTGCAGGGCATCGCCGACGTGAAGGACCTCACCGACCGGGAACACGGCACCCGGCTGGTCATCGAGTGCAAGGTCGGCGTCAACCCGCAGGCGCTGCTCGCCGACCTGTACCGGCTGACCCCGCTGGAGAGCTCGTTCGGCATCAACAACCTGGTGCTCGTCGAGGGGCAGCCGCAGACCCTCGGGCTCAAGGCGCTGCTCGAGGTCTTCGTCCAGCATCGGTACGAGGTGGTCACCCGCCGTACCGAATTCCGGCGCACCAAGCGTCAGGACCGCCTGCACCTGGTCGACGGCCTGCTCATCGCCCTGATCGACATCGACCGGGTGGTCGCGATCATCCGGGCCAGCGACGACGCGGCGGCGGCCAAGGCGTCCCTGATGAGCGAGTTCGGGCTCAGTGACATCCAGGCGACGTACATCCTGGACACGCCGCTGCGCCGGCTGACCCGCTTCGACCGGATCGAGCTGGAGACCGAGCAGGAGAAACTGCGCGGTGAGATCGCCGAGCTGAGCCGGATCCTCGACAACGAGGACGTGCTCAAGCAGGTCGTCTCCGACGAGCTGGCCGAGGTGACCAGTGAGTTCGCCCGCCCCCGGCAGACCACGCTGATCGACGGTGACCTCAAGGAGGTGCTCGCCGCGTCCGCGCCGGCCGGGCCGCTCGAGGTCGCCGACGACCCCTGTCAGGTGATCCTCTCCGCCACCGGGCTGATCGCCCGGACCGCCGCGGAGAGCGAGGAGTCCGCCGAGGGCGGCCGCAAACGCAGCGGCCGGGTCAAGCACGACGCGGTCCGCGCGATCATCCACTCCACCGCCCGCGGCCGGATCCTGTTGGTCACCAACCGGGGCCGCGCGTTCAAGACCGACGTGCTGCCGCTGCCGGTGCTGCCCGAGCAGTCCGGCACGGTGTCGCTGCGCGGCGGCATGTCCGCCTCCGAGCTGGTGCCGCTGGAGAAGGGCGAGAAGGTCGTCGGCCTGGCGCCGCTGACCGGCGGCGACTCGCCCGGGCTCGCGCTGGGCACGAAGTACGGCGTGGTCAAGGTGTGCGCCCCGGAATGGCCGGTCCGGTCCGACGAGTTCGAGGTGATCACCCTCAAGGAGGGTGACGAGGTCCTCCAGGCCACCTGGCTGCGGGACGGCGCCGAGTCGCTGGTCTTCGTCACGTCCGACGCGAGCCTGCTGCGCTTCCCGGCCAAGCTGGTGCGGCCGCAGGGGCTCAAGGGCGGCGGCATGGCCGGCATCAACCTGACCGTGGACTCGTCGGTCATCTCGTTCAACGTGGTCGACACGGCGGACGCGTCGCACGGCGAGCCGATGGTCGTCACGTCGACCGGCACCCAGGTGAAGGTGTCGCCGTTCGCGTCGTACCCGGCGAAGGGCCGGGCCACCGGCGGGGTCCGGGTCCAGCGCTTCCTGAAGGGCGAGACCGAGCTGGTCGTCGCCTGGGTCGGCCCGCGCCCGGCCGGCGCCACCAGCACCGGCGACCCGGTCGAGCTTCCCGAGCTGGACGCCCGGCGGGACGGCTCCGGGGCGGCGGTCATCATGGGGCCGCAGCTGATCGGCCACCACATCGAACGCGACTGA
- a CDS encoding MarR family winged helix-turn-helix transcriptional regulator translates to MRRDLLDLPVLLLGAASALVDGIHEGVRARGFTDLRPAHGFAFVRLAPDGATIVDLADHLGVTKQAASQMADELVRKGYVERRPHPADARARLLTLTDRGWACTRAADEAATAVLQPWADALGPAQLSTVRAALTRLTIPGRIRPTW, encoded by the coding sequence GTGCGACGTGATCTTCTAGACCTGCCGGTGCTGCTGCTCGGCGCCGCATCCGCCCTGGTCGACGGCATCCACGAGGGCGTCCGGGCCCGCGGCTTCACCGACCTGCGCCCGGCCCACGGCTTCGCCTTCGTCCGCCTCGCCCCGGACGGCGCCACCATCGTCGACCTGGCCGACCACCTGGGCGTCACCAAGCAGGCCGCCAGCCAGATGGCCGACGAGCTGGTCCGCAAGGGCTACGTCGAGCGCCGCCCACACCCGGCCGACGCGCGGGCCCGCCTGCTCACCCTCACCGACCGGGGCTGGGCCTGCACCCGCGCCGCCGACGAGGCCGCCACCGCCGTCCTGCAGCCGTGGGCCGACGCCCTCGGCCCGGCCCAGCTGTCAACGGTCCGCGCCGCCCTCACCCGCCTGACCATCCCCGGCCGAATCCGCCCGACATGGTGA